AGCTGTCGTTTGCCGGCCACCCGTCGATCGGGACTGCCTGGGTCCTGGGCCCCCGCACCTGGACCCAGACCACGTCCGGCGCCACGGTAACCGTCGAGGCCGACGCCGAGGGGGCCGAGATGACCCAGCCGGACCCCACCATCACCCGGGTTGACCCGGCCGGCATGGCGGAAGCCCTTGGGCTCATCGGTCTGGAGGGCGCCTGGCTCTCGGAGGCGGGAGGCACCAACCACGTGCTGGTTCCGACCACCGGCCCTCTGGAGGACATCCAGCCCGACCTGGTGTCGGTCGAGGCCCTGGCCGCCCGGGCCGGCGGCATCAGCCTCTGTGCCTTCCGCCGGCTTGACGACAGGAACCTTCACGCTCGGGTCTTCGTTCCCTCAGCGGGCATAACCGAGGACCCCGGCACCGGGTCCGCCGCCGGACCCATCGGTCTTCTGGCCCGGCGTCTTTGGGGCGTGGACCAGAATCTGACCATCCGGCAGGGCGACGAGATCGGGCGGGCGTGCCGGATCCAGGTACGGGCACTCGACGGCGACATCAGGGTAGGCGGAAGGGTGGTTGCCTCGGCCGAGGGGCGCTGGCTGGTCTGAGGGTCCTACAGACGTAGTGCCACATGGCACTATCGGCGGCAGTCGGAGCTGCCGATACTTACCAGATGACCAGAAACCTGAAGATCACTCTTGCCGCGATCGCCGCTGGCACTGCACTTGTTCTGTTGTCGTTC
This window of the Actinomycetota bacterium genome carries:
- a CDS encoding PhzF family phenazine biosynthesis protein encodes the protein MRYRIVDVFTDKPFSGNGLCVVLDECPEHLMQAVAREANLSETTFPTVTGEDSYRMRVFTPAGELSFAGHPSIGTAWVLGPRTWTQTTSGATVTVEADAEGAEMTQPDPTITRVDPAGMAEALGLIGLEGAWLSEAGGTNHVLVPTTGPLEDIQPDLVSVEALAARAGGISLCAFRRLDDRNLHARVFVPSAGITEDPGTGSAAGPIGLLARRLWGVDQNLTIRQGDEIGRACRIQVRALDGDIRVGGRVVASAEGRWLV